Proteins co-encoded in one Timaviella obliquedivisa GSE-PSE-MK23-08B genomic window:
- a CDS encoding phosphate-starvation-inducible PsiE family protein, with amino-acid sequence MRFFQNFFTSVRAAGSDESFLAALREVEKWVSKILSIAMVGVLLTTVVELFLFLIKEIIFNDSFTEPDKLFSVTIIEIFGLFLNVLIALEVLENITAYLKNHTVQLELVVVTSLTAVARKIIIFDFAKDNGFQLIALATAIFALSISYWIVRRATRHS; translated from the coding sequence ATGAGGTTCTTTCAAAACTTTTTTACGTCTGTTAGAGCCGCTGGCAGCGATGAGAGCTTTTTGGCTGCCCTGAGGGAAGTAGAAAAATGGGTTTCTAAAATACTCTCGATCGCCATGGTTGGCGTTTTGCTAACTACCGTCGTTGAATTGTTCTTATTTCTAATCAAAGAAATTATTTTTAATGATAGCTTTACCGAACCTGACAAGCTCTTCAGCGTGACTATTATTGAAATATTTGGCTTATTTTTAAACGTTTTAATTGCGTTAGAAGTTCTCGAAAATATCACCGCTTATCTTAAAAACCATACGGTTCAGCTTGAGTTAGTGGTAGTGACTTCTTTAACAGCAGTGGCTCGAAAAATTATTATCTTTGACTTTGCTAAAGACAATGGCTTTCAGCTAATTGCTTTAGCAACTGCTATTTTTGCGCTTTCTATCAGCTACTGGATTGTTCGGCGCGCGACTCGTCATTCGTAG
- the prfC gene encoding peptide chain release factor 3 has translation MSTAESPNLAEAIAHRRNFAIISHPDAGKTTLTEKLLLYGGAIHEAGAVKARRAQRHVTSDWMAMEQQRGISITSTVLQFEYSNYWINLLDTPGHQDFSEDTYRTLAAADNAVMLEDAAKGLEPQTRKLFEVCRMRGIPIFTFFNKLDRPGRDPFELMDEIESELDLKTYAVNWPIGMGDRFKGVFDRTTRKIHLFERSAHGSREATETVIDLGDPRIEDLLEQDLYYKLKEDLEMLDGACSEFDLDLIHQGKMTPVFFGSAMTNFGVELFLNSFLDYALKPGSRRSTLGDITPEYPEFSGFVFKLQANMDPKHRDRIAFIRVCSGKFERDMVVSHARTGKSVRLSHPQKLFGQDRESVIEAYPGDVIGLNNPGVFAIGDTIFNGQKMEYEGIPCFSPELFAYLKNPNPSKFKQFRKGVNELREEGAVQIMYSADEAKRDPILAAVGQLQFEVVQFRLQNEYGVETMLEALPYSVARWVVGGWEALKKAGRLFNTVTVKDSWGRPVLLFRNEWNCQQVEGDHPELQLNAIAPVVSGQEPESL, from the coding sequence ATGTCCACCGCAGAATCCCCAAACTTAGCTGAGGCGATCGCCCATCGTCGCAACTTTGCCATCATTTCCCACCCCGATGCTGGGAAAACAACGTTGACTGAAAAGCTGTTGTTGTACGGGGGTGCCATTCACGAGGCAGGCGCAGTCAAGGCGCGGCGAGCACAGCGACACGTCACGTCTGACTGGATGGCGATGGAACAGCAACGGGGTATTTCGATCACCTCGACGGTGCTGCAATTTGAGTACAGCAACTACTGGATCAATCTGCTGGATACGCCGGGACACCAAGATTTTAGTGAAGATACCTACCGTACTCTTGCTGCTGCTGATAATGCGGTCATGCTGGAAGATGCGGCGAAGGGCTTAGAGCCGCAAACTCGCAAGCTGTTTGAGGTTTGCCGAATGCGGGGAATTCCTATTTTTACATTCTTCAACAAGCTCGATCGCCCTGGGCGTGATCCGTTTGAGCTAATGGACGAAATTGAGAGCGAATTGGATTTGAAGACCTACGCTGTCAACTGGCCGATTGGCATGGGCGATCGCTTCAAAGGCGTGTTCGATCGTACAACCCGTAAAATTCATTTGTTCGAGCGTAGTGCCCACGGTAGCCGCGAAGCTACCGAGACGGTGATTGATTTGGGCGATCCCCGCATTGAAGATTTGCTGGAACAGGATCTGTATTACAAGCTCAAAGAAGATCTAGAGATGTTGGACGGGGCTTGCTCTGAATTTGATTTGGACTTGATTCATCAAGGCAAAATGACTCCCGTGTTTTTTGGTAGCGCCATGACTAATTTTGGAGTAGAGCTTTTCCTCAACTCGTTTTTAGACTACGCTCTGAAGCCCGGTTCTCGTCGTAGTACTTTGGGCGACATTACTCCTGAATATCCGGAGTTTTCAGGATTTGTGTTTAAGCTGCAAGCGAACATGGATCCCAAACACCGCGATCGCATTGCTTTCATTCGCGTCTGTTCTGGCAAGTTTGAACGAGATATGGTGGTCAGTCATGCTCGCACGGGTAAATCGGTGCGCCTTTCCCATCCTCAAAAGCTATTTGGGCAAGATCGGGAATCGGTGATCGAAGCGTATCCTGGCGATGTAATTGGTTTGAATAACCCTGGCGTTTTTGCCATTGGCGACACCATCTTTAACGGGCAGAAAATGGAGTACGAGGGCATTCCTTGTTTTTCGCCAGAGTTATTTGCTTACCTTAAAAATCCTAACCCTTCCAAGTTCAAACAATTCCGCAAGGGCGTGAACGAATTGCGGGAAGAAGGCGCAGTTCAAATTATGTACTCTGCCGATGAAGCTAAGCGCGATCCGATTCTGGCAGCAGTCGGGCAACTGCAATTTGAAGTGGTGCAGTTTCGTCTACAAAACGAGTATGGTGTTGAAACCATGCTGGAAGCCTTGCCCTATAGCGTTGCCCGTTGGGTCGTGGGTGGCTGGGAAGCGCTGAAAAAGGCAGGTCGTTTGTTCAATACTGTGACGGTAAAAGATAGCTGGGGGCGACCTGTATTGCTGTTCCGGAATGAGTGGAACTGTCAGCAGGTGGAGGGCGATCATCCAGAGTTACAGTTGAATGCGATCGCGCCTGTGGTGTCTGGGCAAGAGCCTGAGTCGCTATAG
- the ntcA gene encoding global nitrogen regulator NtcA, with product MVALQDRPLANVFRQLGGSACPPILETFDRGKTIFFPGDPAERVYFLVKGAVKLSRVYEAGEEITVALLRENSVFGVLSLITGQRADRFYHAVAFTPVELLSVPIEQVEKALRDNPELCLIMLRGLSSRILQTEMMIETLAHRDMGSRLVSFLLILCRDFGTPTGEGITIDLKLSHQAIAEAIGSTRVTVTRLLGDLRTDEMISIHKKKITVHNPVTLSQQFN from the coding sequence GCTTGCCCGCCTATCCTAGAAACCTTCGATCGCGGCAAAACGATTTTCTTTCCGGGTGATCCGGCAGAGCGAGTCTACTTTTTAGTCAAGGGCGCAGTGAAGCTATCGCGGGTTTACGAAGCGGGTGAAGAGATCACGGTTGCTCTGCTGCGAGAGAACAGCGTGTTTGGCGTGCTATCCCTCATTACGGGGCAACGAGCCGATCGCTTCTACCATGCAGTCGCATTCACCCCCGTAGAATTGCTGTCAGTGCCGATTGAGCAGGTTGAAAAAGCACTCAGAGACAACCCCGAACTTTGCCTGATTATGCTGCGAGGTTTGTCGTCTCGGATTCTGCAAACAGAGATGATGATTGAGACATTGGCACACCGAGATATGGGTTCGCGGTTGGTAAGCTTTTTGCTGATCTTGTGCCGAGATTTTGGAACTCCTACAGGAGAAGGGATCACCATCGATTTAAAGCTTTCGCACCAGGCGATCGCAGAGGCGATCGGTTCTACCCGTGTTACTGTGACTCGTTTGCTAGGCGACTTGCGCACCGATGAAATGATTTCTATTCACAAGAAAAAGATCACAGTTCATAATCCAGTGACGTTAAGCCAGCAATTTAACTAG